A genome region from Fibrobacter sp. includes the following:
- a CDS encoding GntR family transcriptional regulator — translation MTVEEICKWLEASKFKDGDRLPSVRSVSEQLSTSTCTVFRAYRKLIEKKKAYGEQGNGYFWGNGKVAPPEPQVHEQVVERLERLLLEDWKAGKLSADSPLPSIKELCMGYGTSVGSMRRTLEKLQAEGILARRGRGRFYFRTVQAPKAKEILLVMRSNPNGDFYCLGDRELEFMQKVYSEAEKRKLHVRVLGYNEEVGKFLDSAGNEFPTELFHNYFGAILSTMLIFKPSRLFAQFSRTRFPIAVWWEHPLEEIPRALKKEPRYAFFNLAFGEFPGRSV, via the coding sequence ATGACGGTAGAGGAAATATGCAAGTGGCTGGAAGCGTCCAAATTCAAGGATGGCGACAGGCTGCCTTCGGTTCGCAGCGTATCGGAACAGCTGTCGACATCGACATGCACGGTGTTCCGCGCTTATCGCAAGCTCATCGAAAAGAAGAAGGCGTACGGTGAGCAGGGCAACGGGTATTTCTGGGGCAACGGGAAGGTCGCTCCGCCGGAGCCGCAAGTGCACGAACAGGTGGTGGAACGCCTGGAGCGCCTCCTCCTCGAAGATTGGAAGGCGGGCAAGCTTTCGGCCGATTCTCCGCTCCCTTCCATCAAGGAACTTTGCATGGGGTACGGGACCTCGGTCGGTTCCATGAGGCGCACCCTCGAAAAATTGCAGGCGGAGGGAATCCTCGCACGCCGCGGCCGCGGGCGCTTCTATTTCCGCACGGTGCAGGCCCCGAAGGCCAAGGAAATTCTTTTGGTGATGCGCTCGAACCCGAACGGGGATTTTTACTGCCTGGGCGACCGCGAACTCGAATTCATGCAGAAGGTCTATTCTGAAGCCGAGAAGCGTAAGCTGCATGTCCGCGTGCTCGGGTACAATGAGGAGGTGGGCAAGTTCCTGGATTCCGCGGGCAACGAGTTTCCGACGGAACTGTTCCACAACTATTTCGGGGCGATACTCTCCACGATGCTCATCTTCAAACCGAGCCGCCTGTTCGCGCAGTTCTCGCGGACGCGCTTCCCGATAGCGGTATGGTGGGAGCACCCGCTCGAAGAAATCCCGCGCGCGCTCAAGAAGGAGCCGCGGTATGCGTTCTTCAACCTCGCCTTCGGCGAGTTCCCGGGCCGTTCCGT
- a CDS encoding glycoside hydrolase family 26 protein: MTRRFKIGAWVGGAGSYPQPTADNIQAFETLQGSHVDFVSLFALFDINTWSWVEPFAETARKNGSTLVVTWMPNGYSARDITNGMADLYIRHFAQDIKKYGWEIWLRPLHEANGDWYDWGTGKAGETNTEESVAEAFRHIVTIFREESVKNVKWVWTTNSSNVGENTSFTGTYPGDDYVDFISIDGYNWGNKKCWSRWKSFSQVFKKSYDALAGIDKPLFIAETSCTESGGNKAEWIADMFKVLPEQFPRIFGLMWFSQSKSFEADWALNTSNAAVDAWKAGLNALAG; the protein is encoded by the coding sequence ATGACTAGAAGATTTAAAATAGGGGCATGGGTCGGCGGCGCCGGCTCCTATCCCCAGCCCACGGCAGACAACATTCAGGCCTTTGAAACTTTGCAGGGATCGCACGTCGACTTCGTTAGCCTTTTCGCACTTTTCGATATCAATACCTGGTCCTGGGTGGAACCCTTCGCCGAGACCGCACGCAAGAACGGGTCCACGCTCGTGGTCACCTGGATGCCCAACGGCTACAGCGCACGCGACATCACCAACGGCATGGCAGACCTCTATATCAGGCACTTCGCACAAGACATCAAGAAGTACGGCTGGGAAATCTGGCTGCGCCCGCTGCACGAAGCCAACGGCGACTGGTACGACTGGGGCACGGGCAAAGCCGGCGAGACCAACACCGAAGAAAGCGTGGCCGAGGCATTCCGCCACATCGTGACAATTTTCAGAGAAGAATCCGTCAAAAACGTCAAGTGGGTATGGACGACCAATTCCTCGAACGTCGGCGAAAACACGTCGTTCACGGGAACCTACCCCGGCGACGACTACGTAGACTTTATTTCCATCGACGGCTACAACTGGGGCAACAAAAAATGCTGGTCCAGGTGGAAGAGCTTCTCGCAGGTATTCAAGAAGTCGTATGATGCTCTCGCAGGCATCGACAAACCGCTGTTCATCGCGGAAACCTCGTGCACGGAATCGGGCGGCAACAAGGCCGAATGGATTGCCGACATGTTCAAGGTGCTGCCCGAACAGTTCCCGAGAATTTTTGGCTTAATGTGGTTCAGCCAAAGCAAGAGCTTCGAGGCAGACTGGGCGCTCAATACCTCCAACGCCGCAGTCGACGCCTGGAAGGCGGGACTAAACGCCCTCGCCGGATAA
- the queF gene encoding preQ(1) synthase codes for MRSEAELEGVTLLGNNATQYKTTYSPEVLEKFPNKHPGNDYMVTFNCPEFTSLCPKTGQPDFAEIKINYIPDQYLVESKSLKLYMFSFRNHGDFHEDCVNIIMKDLVKLLDPKYIEVEGLFMPRGGISLYPFANYGKPGTEFEAMAKTRLFAAIDRRK; via the coding sequence ATGCGTTCCGAAGCCGAACTCGAAGGCGTCACCCTGCTCGGGAACAACGCCACCCAGTACAAGACCACCTACAGCCCCGAAGTGCTCGAGAAGTTCCCGAACAAGCATCCGGGCAACGACTACATGGTCACCTTCAACTGCCCGGAATTCACGAGCCTCTGCCCGAAAACCGGCCAGCCCGACTTCGCCGAAATCAAGATCAACTACATTCCCGACCAGTACCTGGTGGAATCGAAGTCCCTCAAGCTCTACATGTTCTCGTTCCGCAACCACGGGGACTTCCACGAGGACTGCGTGAACATCATCATGAAGGACCTGGTGAAGCTTCTGGACCCGAAGTACATCGAAGTCGAAGGGCTGTTCATGCCGCGCGGGGGCATCTCTCTCTACCCGTTCGCAAACTACGGCAAGCCCGGCACCGAATTCGAGGCCATGGCCAAGACCCGCCTTTTCGCCGCCATCGACAGGAGGAAGTAA